A segment of the Bacillales bacterium genome:
GAGGCGCTTCGCGCCGTTTTAATCGGGGCTCTCGCTGTTTTCTTAATCTCTTCGGATCTCATCGGTCTCTGGTTGTTTGTCGGCATCGCCCTTATTTTCGGCATCTTGAACGCGTTTTTCGGACCGGCCCGGGATTCGCTCATTCCATATATCGTAGAAGAAGAGCAGTTGACGCGTGCCAACTCGCTGATTCAAACGACGACGCAAATGGCTGCTGTATTCGGACCGGTTTTTGCTGGAGCGATCATTGTTTGGAAAGGGTATGCCGCCGTTTTTGCCTTTACCGCGCTGGCGCTGGCGATTGGGAGTCTTTTCGCATTGGCCGTGAAGGCACCAGTGAATGAACGAACAGAAGACGGAATGAAGCAGCTGCCGATGTGGCATTCGATTATGGAAGGTTGGCATGTCATACGCGGATCCGCTTTCTTAAAGGCAGAGTTTGCCATTTCCATTACTATTAATATGGTGTTCACCGGGCCAGTGATGGTAGGCCTGCCGTTGTTCGTTGACGAAGTACTTCACGGAACGACATTGGATTACAGCGGAATCGAGGGTTCACTATCATTTGGGATGGTGATCGGAGCCGTTGTCATGAGTATTGTGAATATAAAAAGAAAGCGCGGGTTGTTCGCGATGCTTGCCTTGGTTGGTTTGTCGCTGACGTATCTGGTTTTCAGCCTGTCCGGCTCGATTCCAGCGGCAATGGGCCTCCTGTTTATTCTCGGAGTATTCATGCAGTGTGTGAACATCCCGCTCATTTCGGCGATTCAAAGCATGGTAGAAAAGCGAATGATCGGGCGGATGATGAGTATGATGACGGTATCGGCGATAGGGCTGACACCTGTATCCTTTGCTTTGACCTCATTGTTGTTATCGTTGGGTTTAGCCGCCGACACGATCATGACCGCGAGCGCAATTCCGTTGGTCCTCCTCGTATTGTTCGTGTTTTGGAAAGTGCCTGCAATGCGCAAGATGGATTAGCATGAACGATCATTTTAATAAAAAAAGTTTGCTTTCCTGCCCAGGCTGTGGTAAATTAATTTCATTCTTATGCAAAGTCTGCGGCAGCACGACTTCCTGTCGCGGGCTTTTTTTGTGCGCAAAACGAAAGGGGGAGCTTCCGTGAGGTGGAAAGACTGGGATCGAAACTTGAAAATCCGCTTGATCAGCGAAGGCATCA
Coding sequences within it:
- a CDS encoding MFS transporter → MTQTALAKAVPKTTLFRDKRFLFLWTATIFSAFSRTMFMFSEAWYIVRILDLRSSIAFIFIASSIPTIFFMLIGGVAADRISRSKIMFLSEALRAVLIGALAVFLISSDLIGLWLFVGIALIFGILNAFFGPARDSLIPYIVEEEQLTRANSLIQTTTQMAAVFGPVFAGAIIVWKGYAAVFAFTALALAIGSLFALAVKAPVNERTEDGMKQLPMWHSIMEGWHVIRGSAFLKAEFAISITINMVFTGPVMVGLPLFVDEVLHGTTLDYSGIEGSLSFGMVIGAVVMSIVNIKRKRGLFAMLALVGLSLTYLVFSLSGSIPAAMGLLFILGVFMQCVNIPLISAIQSMVEKRMIGRMMSMMTVSAIGLTPVSFALTSLLLSLGLAADTIMTASAIPLVLLVLFVFWKVPAMRKMD